One genomic region from Streptomyces sp. NBC_00582 encodes:
- a CDS encoding M23 family metallopeptidase, producing the protein MRSLRRPCRLVVVLLCGVTVLATGSTVADGEPGDGTDSGLSTQVARLYEDAYVASRRYETGRREAEAKQGEVARLEELLGRERRETAVLREDLGRIARAQYRGGGGLPVVAQMLLAADPERLMRGQHLFSQANLSVDNAMEKSRRAEARLAADEAKAVAVWQEVEQKRVELAALKKGIEDRLEQARWELQGRADASVAAGACRGAVRLDQPPAPVTGEWVTPVETYTLSAGFGSGGERWVNRHTGQDFAVPIGTPVRAVGAGRVVRVACGGAFGIQVVIRHPDGYCTQYAHLAALAVDQGDRVTPGQWIGQSGTSGNSTGPHLHFEVRITPEPGSSIDPVPWLAERGVPVAQGPF; encoded by the coding sequence ATGCGCTCACTTCGCCGTCCCTGTCGGCTCGTCGTGGTCCTGCTGTGCGGTGTCACTGTGCTCGCGACCGGGTCCACGGTCGCCGACGGGGAGCCCGGTGACGGCACGGACTCCGGGCTGAGCACCCAGGTGGCGCGGCTGTACGAGGACGCGTACGTGGCCAGCCGGCGGTACGAGACGGGGCGGCGCGAGGCGGAGGCGAAGCAGGGCGAGGTGGCGCGGCTGGAGGAACTGCTGGGCCGTGAACGGCGGGAGACCGCGGTGCTGCGCGAGGACCTGGGCCGTATCGCCCGCGCCCAGTACCGCGGCGGAGGCGGGCTGCCGGTGGTCGCGCAGATGCTGCTGGCGGCCGATCCGGAGCGGCTGATGCGTGGTCAGCATCTGTTCTCCCAGGCGAATCTGTCCGTGGACAACGCGATGGAGAAGAGCCGCAGGGCCGAGGCCCGACTGGCCGCCGACGAGGCGAAGGCCGTCGCGGTGTGGCAGGAGGTCGAGCAGAAACGCGTGGAACTCGCCGCCCTGAAGAAGGGCATCGAGGACCGGCTCGAACAGGCCCGGTGGGAGTTGCAGGGGCGGGCGGACGCCTCGGTGGCGGCGGGCGCGTGCCGGGGTGCCGTACGGCTCGACCAGCCGCCCGCCCCTGTCACGGGCGAGTGGGTCACCCCGGTCGAGACGTACACCCTGTCCGCGGGCTTCGGCAGCGGCGGTGAGCGGTGGGTCAACCGGCACACCGGGCAGGACTTCGCGGTGCCGATCGGGACGCCGGTGCGGGCGGTCGGCGCGGGGCGCGTGGTGCGGGTGGCGTGCGGGGGAGCGTTCGGCATCCAGGTGGTGATCCGGCACCCCGACGGTTACTGCACCCAGTACGCCCATCTCGCGGCCCTGGCGGTCGACCAGGGCGACCGGGTGACGCCCGGACAGTGGATCGGCCAGTCCGGCACCTCCGGCAACTCCACCGGCCCGCATCTGCACTTCGAGGTGCGGATCACTCCCGAGCCGGGCTCGTCGATCGACCCGGTGCCCTGGCTCGCGGAACGCGGGGTGCCGGTCGCCCAGGGGCCCTTCTGA
- a CDS encoding Cof-type HAD-IIB family hydrolase gives MRENGRVTSATRQPETPAPALPPRLIATDLDGTLLRDDKSVSPRTVAALAAAEEAGIEVFFVTGRPARWMDVVSEHVHGHGLAICGNGAAVVDLHGGPGTHRFVKVRELERDNALDAVRLLREAAPGTMYAIEQTYGFHQEPEYPKMHMEVPDHLAPAEELLAPDGLAAGEPVLKILAFHPTLDPDAFLTLARLAIGDRANVTRSSPSALLEISGPDVSKASTLALCCAERGISHEEVVAFGDMPNDVEMLTWAGRSYAMGNAHPDVIAAASGQTVANNEDGVAVVIERLVAERL, from the coding sequence ATGCGCGAGAATGGCCGGGTGACCTCAGCGACTCGACAGCCAGAGACCCCGGCCCCCGCCCTCCCGCCGCGGCTGATCGCCACCGATCTCGACGGCACCCTGCTGCGCGACGACAAGTCGGTGTCGCCGCGCACGGTCGCCGCCCTCGCCGCAGCCGAAGAGGCGGGCATCGAGGTCTTCTTCGTCACCGGCCGCCCGGCCCGCTGGATGGATGTCGTCAGCGAGCACGTCCATGGCCACGGCCTGGCGATCTGCGGCAACGGCGCCGCCGTGGTCGACCTGCACGGCGGACCCGGCACCCACCGGTTCGTGAAGGTGCGCGAGCTGGAGCGCGACAACGCGCTGGACGCCGTACGGCTGCTGCGCGAGGCGGCGCCCGGCACGATGTACGCCATCGAGCAGACGTACGGCTTCCACCAGGAGCCGGAGTACCCGAAGATGCACATGGAGGTCCCGGACCACCTCGCGCCCGCCGAGGAGCTGCTGGCGCCCGACGGCCTCGCCGCCGGGGAGCCGGTGCTGAAGATCCTCGCGTTCCACCCCACGCTCGACCCGGACGCCTTCCTCACCCTGGCCCGGCTCGCCATCGGCGACCGTGCCAACGTCACCCGGTCCAGCCCCAGCGCCCTGCTGGAGATCAGCGGTCCGGACGTCTCCAAGGCCAGCACGCTCGCCCTGTGCTGTGCCGAGCGCGGCATCTCGCACGAGGAGGTCGTCGCGTTCGGGGACATGCCCAACGACGTCGAGATGCTGACCTGGGCGGGCCGTTCGTACGCCATGGGCAACGCGCATCCGGACGTGATCGCGGCCGCCTCCGGCCAGACGGTCGCCAACAACGAGGACGGGGTGGCCGTCGTCATCGAGCGGTTGGTCGCCGAGCGGCTCTAG
- a CDS encoding LLM class flavin-dependent oxidoreductase, translated as MSLRLSTVILPYRRWNEGGRAAWTRAEQLGFHTAYTYDHLSWRSFRDGPWFGAIPTLTAAAAVTDRLRLGTLVTSPNFRHPVTLAKELISLDDISGGRVTLGIGAGGTGFDATALGQEPWTPRERADRFAEFVPLLDRLLTEDSVSHEGAFYSAHEARNIPGCVQRPRLPFAVAATGPRGLRLAARHGQAWVTTGDPKLYENGTPEQSVQAIRGQVEKLTDVCAAQGRDVNELDKILLTGFTPDRGRPLESLDAFVDFAGRYQELGFTELVLHWPIPDSDFAADHKVFEQIAMEAPAQLG; from the coding sequence ATGAGTCTGCGCCTGAGCACCGTGATCCTCCCGTACCGCCGCTGGAACGAAGGGGGCCGTGCGGCATGGACGCGTGCCGAGCAGCTCGGTTTCCACACGGCGTACACCTACGACCATCTGTCCTGGCGCAGCTTCCGCGACGGCCCCTGGTTCGGCGCGATCCCCACGCTCACCGCCGCCGCGGCCGTCACCGACCGGCTCCGCCTGGGTACCCTGGTGACCTCGCCCAACTTCCGGCACCCCGTGACCCTCGCCAAGGAACTGATCTCCCTGGACGACATCTCCGGGGGCCGGGTGACCCTCGGCATCGGCGCGGGGGGCACCGGTTTCGACGCGACCGCCCTCGGCCAGGAGCCGTGGACCCCGCGTGAGCGGGCCGACCGGTTCGCCGAGTTCGTTCCGCTGCTCGACCGGCTGCTCACCGAGGACTCCGTGTCGCACGAGGGCGCCTTCTACTCGGCGCACGAGGCCCGCAACATCCCCGGCTGTGTCCAGCGCCCCCGGCTGCCGTTCGCCGTCGCGGCGACCGGTCCGCGCGGGCTGCGGCTCGCGGCCCGGCACGGTCAGGCGTGGGTGACCACCGGAGACCCCAAGCTCTACGAGAACGGCACCCCGGAGCAGTCGGTTCAGGCCATACGCGGTCAGGTCGAGAAGCTCACCGACGTCTGCGCGGCCCAGGGGCGGGACGTGAACGAGCTGGACAAGATCCTGCTCACCGGGTTCACCCCGGACCGCGGCCGTCCGCTGGAGTCCCTGGACGCCTTCGTGGACTTCGCGGGCCGGTACCAGGAGCTCGGCTTCACCGAGCTGGTGCTCCACTGGCCCATCCCGGACTCCGACTTCGCCGCGGACCACAAGGTCTTCGAACAGATCGCCATGGAGGCGCCGGCCCAACTCGGCTGA
- a CDS encoding RNA 2'-phosphotransferase, which produces MDDRRTVKVSKYLSKHLRHQPERIGLTLDEAGWVEIDELIAACAAHGFRFTRDELDHVVAANDKKRFAIEGTRIRASQGHSIDVDLGLPPATPPPYLYHGTVARSLEAIRAEGLRPMNRHDVHLSADRETATRVGARRGRPVVLSVDAGAMHRDGHVFHVSANGVWLTQAVPPRYLRFPEKH; this is translated from the coding sequence ATGGACGACAGACGCACCGTGAAGGTGTCGAAGTACCTCTCCAAGCATCTGCGCCACCAGCCCGAGCGCATCGGGCTCACCCTCGACGAGGCCGGCTGGGTCGAGATCGACGAGCTGATCGCGGCGTGCGCCGCCCATGGCTTCCGCTTCACCCGGGACGAGCTGGACCATGTCGTCGCCGCCAACGACAAGAAGCGCTTCGCGATCGAGGGCACCCGGATCCGCGCCAGTCAGGGCCACAGCATCGACGTGGATCTCGGTCTGCCCCCGGCGACCCCGCCGCCGTACCTCTACCACGGGACCGTGGCCCGTTCACTGGAGGCGATCCGTGCCGAGGGGCTGCGGCCGATGAACCGGCACGACGTGCACCTCTCGGCCGACCGCGAGACCGCGACCCGGGTCGGTGCCCGCCGGGGCCGCCCCGTCGTCCTCTCCGTGGACGCCGGCGCCATGCACCGGGACGGCCATGTCTTCCACGTCAGTGCCAACGGAGTGTGGCTGACGCAGGCCGTACCGCCGCGGTATCTGCGGTTCCCCGAGAAGCACTGA
- a CDS encoding SDR family oxidoreductase gives MTVLQSARERWVRTGGIELCVAELGEPGRPVVVLVHGYPDSKEVWSEVAVRLADRFHVVLYDVRGHGRSSAPRPLRGGFTLEKLTDDFLAVVDTVSPDRPVHLVGHDWGSVQSWEFVTVERTRGRIASFTSMSGPSLDHFGHWINQRLTRPTPRRVGQLLGQGAKSWYVYLLHTPALPELAWRGPLGKRWPAILARVEKVPGDGYPTSSLPSDAANGAWLYRDNVRNRLRRPRPDAHAHVPVQLITPLGDAFLSERLYDELERWAPTLVRRTLPAKHWIPRTRPDRVASWISEFVMSVEATGEPAPQATGRHADRFGGQLVLVTGAGSGIGRATALAFAEAGARVIAVDRDAGSVARTADMARLVGAPETWAETVDVSDEQEMGKLADKVHTEYGVLDVLVNNAGVGLTGSFFDTTSEDWRRVLDVNLWGVIHGCRLFGGRMAERGQGGHIVNIASAAAFQPSRVLPAYSTSKAAVLMLSECLRAELAGRGIGVTAICPGLVNTNITATATFVGVDTAEERRRQERATRVYGLRNYPPEKVAEAILRAVARNEAVVPVTPEARGAHVLSRFAPRVLRALARVRPPV, from the coding sequence GTGACGGTGCTCCAGAGCGCGCGCGAGCGGTGGGTGCGGACCGGCGGGATAGAGCTGTGCGTGGCCGAGCTGGGGGAACCCGGGCGGCCGGTGGTCGTGCTGGTGCACGGCTACCCGGACAGCAAGGAGGTGTGGTCCGAGGTCGCGGTCCGGCTCGCCGACCGGTTCCACGTGGTGCTCTACGACGTCCGGGGCCACGGCCGGTCCAGCGCGCCGAGGCCGCTGCGGGGCGGGTTCACCCTGGAGAAGCTGACGGACGACTTCCTGGCGGTGGTGGACACGGTCAGCCCGGACCGGCCGGTGCATCTGGTGGGGCACGACTGGGGGTCGGTGCAGTCCTGGGAGTTCGTGACCGTGGAGCGCACCCGGGGCCGGATCGCGTCCTTCACCTCGATGTCCGGGCCGTCCCTCGACCACTTCGGCCACTGGATCAACCAGCGCCTCACCAGGCCCACTCCGCGCCGGGTCGGTCAACTCCTGGGCCAGGGGGCCAAGTCCTGGTACGTGTACCTGCTGCACACCCCCGCACTGCCCGAACTGGCCTGGCGCGGCCCGCTCGGCAAGCGCTGGCCGGCGATCCTGGCCCGCGTGGAGAAGGTGCCGGGCGACGGCTACCCGACCTCGTCCCTGCCGTCGGACGCGGCCAACGGCGCCTGGTTGTACCGGGACAACGTACGGAACCGGCTGCGCCGCCCGCGTCCCGACGCGCACGCGCACGTGCCCGTGCAGCTCATCACGCCTCTGGGCGACGCGTTCCTGTCGGAGCGGCTGTACGACGAACTGGAGCGGTGGGCGCCGACGTTGGTGCGGCGCACGCTTCCCGCGAAGCACTGGATCCCCCGGACGCGCCCCGACCGGGTCGCCTCCTGGATCTCGGAGTTCGTCATGTCCGTCGAGGCCACCGGGGAGCCGGCGCCGCAGGCCACCGGGCGCCACGCGGACCGTTTCGGCGGGCAGTTGGTGCTGGTGACGGGTGCGGGCAGCGGCATCGGACGGGCCACGGCGCTCGCGTTCGCCGAGGCAGGGGCGCGCGTGATCGCCGTCGACCGGGACGCCGGGAGTGTCGCTCGCACCGCCGACATGGCACGGCTGGTCGGCGCTCCCGAGACCTGGGCGGAGACCGTGGACGTGTCCGACGAACAGGAGATGGGGAAACTCGCGGACAAGGTGCACACCGAATACGGGGTGTTGGACGTCCTGGTGAACAACGCCGGGGTGGGACTGACGGGTTCCTTCTTCGACACGACGTCCGAGGACTGGCGCCGCGTGCTGGACGTCAACCTGTGGGGGGTCATCCACGGATGCCGGCTCTTCGGCGGGCGGATGGCCGAGCGCGGGCAGGGCGGCCACATCGTCAACATCGCTTCCGCAGCGGCCTTTCAGCCGTCCAGGGTTCTGCCCGCCTACAGCACGTCCAAGGCGGCCGTGCTGATGCTGAGCGAGTGCCTGCGGGCCGAACTGGCCGGGCGGGGCATCGGTGTTACGGCGATCTGCCCCGGGCTGGTGAACACCAACATCACGGCCACGGCCACCTTCGTGGGGGTCGACACGGCGGAGGAGAGGCGCCGCCAGGAGCGTGCCACGCGCGTGTACGGGCTGCGCAACTACCCGCCGGAGAAGGTCGCGGAGGCGATCCTGCGCGCCGTGGCCCGTAACGAGGCCGTCGTTCCCGTGACGCCGGAGGCGCGCGGAGCGCATGTCCTGTCGCGCTTCGCGCCAAGGGTGTTGAGGGCGCTGGCACGGGTGCGGCCGCCGGTGTGA
- a CDS encoding ABC transporter ATP-binding protein — protein MIATESLSKRFPRVTALDRLSVDIGAGVTGLVGANGAGKSTLIKILLGLSPATEGRAEVLGLDVATKGAAIRERVGYMPEHDCLPPDVSATEFVVHMARMSGLPPAAARERTADTLRHVGLYEERYRPIGGYSTGMKQRVKLAQALVHDPQLVFLDEPTNGLDPVGRDEMLGLIRRIHTDFGISVLVTSHLLGELERTCDHVVVVDGGKLLRSSSTTDFTQTTTTLAIEVTDTDDHPDGTRAVRDALHARGVEIVESGAGLPGAGHILLLTAQGEDTYDLVRDVVADLGLGLVRMEQRRHHISEVFTDTADSRTTDGDTTRKEAVGHGG, from the coding sequence GTGATCGCGACCGAAAGCCTGAGCAAGCGGTTCCCCCGGGTGACCGCGCTCGACCGGCTGTCCGTGGACATCGGAGCCGGTGTGACCGGACTCGTCGGAGCCAACGGCGCCGGCAAGTCCACGCTCATCAAGATCCTGCTGGGTCTCTCGCCCGCCACCGAGGGCCGCGCCGAGGTGCTCGGCCTCGACGTGGCCACCAAGGGCGCCGCCATCCGCGAGCGGGTCGGCTACATGCCGGAACACGACTGCCTGCCGCCCGACGTCTCGGCCACCGAGTTCGTCGTGCACATGGCCCGTATGTCCGGCCTGCCGCCCGCCGCCGCGCGCGAGCGCACCGCGGACACCCTGCGCCACGTCGGGCTGTACGAGGAGCGCTACCGCCCCATCGGCGGCTACTCCACGGGCATGAAACAGCGCGTCAAACTCGCCCAGGCCCTGGTGCACGACCCGCAGCTCGTCTTCCTCGACGAGCCGACCAACGGTCTCGACCCGGTCGGCCGCGACGAGATGCTCGGCCTCATCCGCCGCATCCACACCGACTTCGGCATCTCGGTCCTGGTCACCTCCCACCTCCTGGGCGAACTGGAGCGCACCTGCGACCACGTCGTGGTCGTCGACGGCGGCAAGCTCCTGCGCTCCAGCTCCACCACCGACTTCACCCAGACCACCACCACGCTGGCGATCGAGGTCACCGACACCGACGACCACCCCGACGGCACCCGCGCGGTCCGCGACGCGCTCCACGCGCGCGGGGTGGAGATCGTGGAGTCCGGCGCGGGCCTGCCCGGTGCCGGCCACATCCTCCTGCTGACCGCCCAGGGCGAGGACACCTACGACCTCGTCCGCGACGTGGTCGCCGACCTCGGCCTCGGCCTGGTCCGCATGGAGCAGCGCCGGCACCACATCTCCGAGGTCTTCACCGACACCGCGGACAGCCGGACGACAGACGGCGACACCACCAGGAAGGAGGCCGTCGGCCATGGCGGTTGA